A segment of the Eubalaena glacialis isolate mEubGla1 chromosome 14, mEubGla1.1.hap2.+ XY, whole genome shotgun sequence genome:
TCAACTTGAACACAGGTCCTTTAGAAAAGGGAATGAGGCGGAGCGGTAGCATGCCTTGCAGGCCTCGGGCACCAGTGAATCTATTTTCCCCTTCTTTGTAGGCCTGACAAGTCAAGCCCACTGATCAACAAAGGCCAGCCAAGAGGACCTGGTAATTATTCCATGTGAAACTGGGTTACTTTCTGCTGGGTCTGGGGGGCAAAGTGGAGGGTGTTTCCAGCTGTGGTGAACCTCTGGGTCAGGCCCGCTGTCCTGCCCTGGCAGCCACCCTGCCCTCGCAGAGCCTCCGGCGCGcctgctcctggggctgctcTGTCCCACGCCCCGCATTCCTGTCCCCCTCTGCCgatggggacgggggtggggggagccctgGCCGGGTCTGGGAGTCAGTGGAGGAGGTTGTGGCGTCTGCCTCGCTCTGTGACACCTGCAGGCCGGCACACGCTAGGCAGGTTGCATGGAAGTCACAGGGTTCTTTGGCCTTTAAGGGACTTTCCCTCAACAGTTAGGAAATCTCAGGCAAGTTGCCTTGTGGCTATGACAGACGGCATTTATGTCGTTTCTATCTTGTGGTGTTGACTGAGGGGGCATATTGTGAAGTCCATTCATTTTGGCCCTAAAGCAGTGGATCTCTCTGGGACAGAAGCTGTGGGTTCTCTGTCCAACGCCGTGGTCACGCAGCCCCCGGCGCCCATGCCCAGGAAGTCACAGGCGGTAAGCGGACGAGCCCCTTCCTTTCTGCCTCTTTGCCCTGGCCAGGAGCGGGTGGGTTATTGTCCAAGGGCTCAGAGGAAACTCTCCCTCTTCCgctggttggggtgggggaggcttCTTCCTGGGTACCTGGTCCTTCGGATCGGAGCAGGATGCAACCCAGAGCCCACAGCCAGTGGGCTGGGCCCTTCGCGGCTCCAGGACAGGCCCCCATGTGCCCACCAGGCACCGGGCCGCCTCGCTCCCTGCTCTCTTCCCTTGGCTggcctcctcctggaagcccccCTGCCCCGAGCCACACTGAGCCGCCCCATCTTGACACCCATGGGCTCCCAGGCCTGCGGGCAGCCCTCGGGACCAGTTGGAAGCAAAGTGGCCCAGTTCTCTGCCCTGGAGCAGACGCTTCCCCGCACACTGAGCTCCGAGCCCTCTTCTCCTCGACGCAGACCAAGCTGAAGCCCAAGCGGGTCAAAGCCCTGTACAACTGCGTGGCCGACAATCCCGACGAGCTGACATTCTCCGAGGGGGACGTGATCATCGTGGACGGGGAGGAGGACCAGGAGTGGTGGGTGAGTCGGGGCCTGGCAGGTCTGTTCCCGGGGGAGGCCCGCTGTGCCCCTGACGAGCCTCAGCTGCCCTTTCCGTGGACCCACTTCTGAGTGGGGTCCTCCCTCGTCAGGGCGGACAGGCCACGTGGGCTGCAGTTCGCAGAGCGCACCTGAGGGTTTGAGGTGAGGCCTTGGCTTTCTCGGTGGTGCCTCCTCCCTGGCGTTGCAGGTTTGGTGGAGTGGGGCGCCGAGGGAGAGCTGACCCGGAGGGCAGAGTCGCTGGGTGTCGGGCTGGTCCTGAAACCAGCTGTGGCATCCGGGTGGGAGCTGGAATGGGATGAGCGTGGCGCTTCCCCTGATGACCCTGAGTGTCCAGCCCCGGCCAAGGTcaggctgggtgaccttgggcaaggtggTGGTGTTGCTAAGCCGCAGCCGCCTCGTCTGAGAAGGGGCAGTGACACGGCACTGCTGCAGCGACGGCACGGCGGCTCCCGGGGAGAGGTGGCTGTCGTAAACTGGACAGTCGCGTAAACAGCTCCCGCACGCCTGGCAGCGTCTGCCGCCTGGGGGCTGCTAACGGCCCAGCTCTGGGGCTTGAGCTCGGATATCAGATGGGTCGCGGTTGCCATCAGGGCGTAGCCAGGACTCACGGAGACAGCTCCGCTCTGTCAAGGGCGAGGGGTGTCGGTCAGAGTCCCTGGCCAGGCGCCCTCCTGGGCGAGCTGTGTGCTCTCTCTCCAGGGCCTGTGAGAAccagctcagggcctggcaccGCCTCTGGCATGGCTGACTCGGGGGTCTTCTTGTGGCCTCTCCCCTCGAGGGGTTCAAGTGCCTGTGGGTCCAGGGCTCCCTCCTCCATCAGCCTTGCTCCATGCAGCGCAGTCAATGCCACGGGTGGCAGAGGGGGCGGCAGCTCCCGGTGCCCGTCCAGGGCTCTGCCCGCCCGCTGCCCGCCTGGCCCTGAGACATGAGGCAGGTCTGGCCTTCACACTTGTGTACAACCCACCACAAGGATGGGGCTCCAGCCTGACACCAGGCTTAGGCATCTGGAAAACACCTGTTCATTTCAAAAACTGTGGCAaaatcagaaaactataaagaaagtAAATGCTGCCTGTAATCTCAGGGTatcccccctcacacacacaaataatttaaattttggtgattttgttttacatgtttatttaacTACTTAATTTACATCGTTGAGATCAGacttgaggtataatttatgcaATTTTCCCAGAGCAAAAGTAAATGGACTTACTGATGTCTTAAATGCTTTGACTGCATTTAAATAGGGCCGACTCAGATTTGCCACTTTCTGTGACTTGGCAGTGCACAGACTTCTGatgttcagtttcttcatccgtttaaaaaaaaaaaacaaacaaaaagggagGTCGGGGTGGTGGTCTGATCCTGTGCTGCCTGCCCCCCGAGACCACCAGGACCGCGGTGGGGCGTGTGTGCAGACACCGATTCCCCGCGGGTAGGAGTCCCTGCGGGTAGTAGGCCGGCACTATTTGAGATGGGAGCGAAAGGAAAAACAGTTTAGATGTTGTACCCAAGTAATTCTTTCCCAGAAGAGAGTCTTccaaacaaatcttttttttttcttccaaatgctATAATGCCCTTCAAAGTTTCCAACATTTGGAATTTGTGTAACAACATAACCTCTTATTCATTTCAGATCGGCCACATCGATGGAGATCCCAGTCGCAAAGGAGCATTTCCCGTGTCATTTGTGCACTTTATTGCTGACTAAAttgctactgaaaaaaaaaacacgtcTTTTTCTAAAAGTTATCTCGTCTCATTATTGGTACCAAAACTCTTGCCAGATAACCTGTTTTATGAATTGTATTGTACGGTAGCCCACTTTCTCTAAGGCCACTGTTCTGCTTTAAAAACTCAAAGGCAATTTATGTATATCAAtgaattgtttttataatttgtgtttttcatgAAACATTGCTATACTTTTAATAGGAAAAACTGAATTTCCTAAAAGGTGAACTGAAAAGTTATTTTAACTAAATAATGAAGATTCTGAATCTACAGCTTTAGTTGAACCTAAAAATGTTTTGAGTGTGGGAAAGAAATTCATCCTGCTTTTCTTGGCCCACTTCTGGggttcgtgacctttagcacaatTATTCTTTTTAGGAAGCCAGGAAATTGTTGCTTTCAAAGTCCATAGCCAGCCCGCACTTTCTACATAAAATGCTTCAGTTCacctttaaagacttttttttctttaaagatttccTTTGAAATCCACCCAGTGTTTATTGGAAATGTATACATAAGCATTGTACTTTCCAGCCCTGGCGTGTGAGGTTGCAACTATCAGTGTATCCTGCATGTGTGTGTAACCTGTTGTGAACAAGCCTACTTGACCCGACTACAGATGGTTTATTACGGCATATGTCACAGCAGTTAATTCAGTTCCAGATTACATTAACTGCATTTCCTGAATCTGGTTAAAAACTAAGGATGATGGACTGCGAAACAGTTCTTTAGTTTCTATGCTTTAGGTGTTTGGGATTTGCCTTCCTGAGCCTCCCTCGTCACACAGCTAGAGTACCGTGGCGCAGaccgaccccccccccccgccatatTACCACAGACTTGCTGTTTCCTATCAAGTGTACCACTGCCTTCCCTTTCTAGCCCAAGAGAATGTTCACTCAGTTTAGTGTcttgtatttatataatataccAACAGGAATGGTAGCTACACTGTCTTGAAATTTAATCTGTCCATTTGTTTGTAATCAAGAGCATATCAGAAATCTGTAGGTCCCAGGTAATAAAATACTCTCAAACATCCCGGTTTTACTATTGAAGTCCATCATATCATTCTTAAgctactgggggtgggggggattagGTTGTATATGATAAAATCAAAATTCATTAGTTTAATGAACTTGACTATCATACCTCTATTTAGTAATTGTGTAAGATTCATGGTAGGTATATTGGAAATTTTGGCACTCTTTGAGAATAAGTAGGCATATGATGACCACTTAGATTTTTACCAAAAGCGAaggagtaaatttaagaagaggCTTGGAAAGCAAGGAGACGATGCTGTCAGTGCATTTGTTATGATGGTACATTTGATTGAAGCAGCCTGTCTTTATTATGCAAGACTTTTGTAAGTAtagagcttttttttcttttttaattgcattgtattttttcattgttattataaaGGGAGACAGAATAAACTGGAATGTTTTATGATGTTGTACGGCAATTTGCCTTTCAAAGTTCTGGGTAAAAATGTGTTAGATCTGTaattaaagtcttttttaaaagcaCTACATCTGTTTTCACTAattgttaatttctgtttttgaacCCTTCATTTAGTTAATTCGCTCATAGATTTAAGAAAGTAAACAGATGTTTTGCACAGTGCACTTCATATGTGTATTTTAATACAACGCTCCCACATCTGTATCTTATAATCAGCCTTTTGACTACTTGGTGCCAGCTGTATAAGGAATTAAAGTTGATTCGTATCAACATTTGAACACCAGTCCCAAACTAATATATCAGGTTCACTGGTACATAAACATCTAGGAAATATTTTTCCAATCTACAATTTGGTGGTGCTATTGTGCAGTAATTCATATTACTCTTGCCAGAGGAGAAATTATATTAACTTCCCTACTAATATCCTTTCCTAGTTATTTGCtctttgcaaattaaaaaaaaaaaaaaagcaactgagagaaaggaaaacattgtagatatctatttatatttaaagtttacaTGTCATGAACTTAGCTGCAGGATTCTGGCATTTGGCATGCCATTCTCCATCAGATCTGACTTCTAGGGATGGCGACTCAGAAATCTGTCCACAGACTAATGGTTACTGTGTGATCTGTGAAGGGGTGGGTGGGTACCACTGTCTACAGCGTGGATACTATCTGAGATGTATGATATTCAGTTCATTCACTTGATTACTTCGGTCTAGTTGCAGCGCAACTGTATATATTGTATAACCTAAATCAGTTCTTATTTTCATTGTCCTAATTAGAGCATGTTTAATAAGTTTACTCTTCTTGTTAACTAGTCCtttgactggaaaaaaataaaatacttttaaatggaCATggtgtttttcatgtttttaatcttTAGTAAAGCACTGTATATAAAAACAGTCCTTTAGAAAATACACTAGCCTACTGAACATGAGATTCTTTACAGTGTATGACTTTTAACGTGAGCAGTAATCTTTGAAGGTTTTACTATTTCTAATTATCCTGAAGATGATTATTGTGGTTTACCAGCATGTTATCCTGACAATACACTTTTAAAGTTTTACTCTTTGTGACTTGAGTTGGCAGTGTCACCATTTGAAACCAGCACATCCCGGGTCCCCGGGCCAACCTCTGCCTGACCAGAGCTCTGAGCCCGTGAGACCACGTCACTGCCCAGTGCTGCAGGACAGACGGCCTTGGTCTTCCTCAGAAAGTTCTCCATGTTCATTCATCACCGAGGGCACTTCTGTGACACATAAAGGTTATTAAGCTTATTTGTGTTTAAAAGCGACAAATGACGTTGCTTTTTTAGTCCCAGTAGGTAGGTAACTTCATTGAGAGTTAACTCACTGTTAAATAAGAcacattttaatagaaaaacaaacgactgatattttatatattgcgTTTCTTCAGAAAATCTAGAGCAAAGGATCGCTCATATTTCCAAAATAGTTCAACAACACCGCAGATTGAAAACAGAACTATTGAGAAAACAAACAGCTGAACTTGCACATGAAGTCTACTTCCCCTTGATTGCAGAATTCATGGTTTCTCAGATGTCAATACAGAGTCAAATGCAGTGGATAAAACTTTGCAGATTGCTTGTGCTTGTTCCTACGTTAAGTGAAAAGATACAGTAAGAAAGAGTTCATAAATCTCTTCCCGAAGTAAACGTGACCCTCCTAACGCCTCTCCTAAACCTACACATCACCAGTTTTGGAAAGCCCCGGACACGGCCTGCCTGGGTCATCATGTTCCTGTGCCCCTTCAGGAACTGCACGCAGTAACACAGGACCCCGTGGCCTTTGGGAGGGACCCTCACGAGTCAGAACAACAAGGTATGGAAAGGCGGGGCTCTGCCCGTGGAGGACACACTGCTTTCCCTCACCAGCTTTGCATCTGCTCCTGGCCTAACAAACAGCTCACAGCCTGCAGAAGGTCTGGCCCAGCTGACCTGGGGCCTGACTGATGATACACTCATTTCTCCTGTTATGCCAGGTGTTTGCTAGGCACATGGCAGGGAGCATCTCTTCAGCCTCTGAAAAGACTAAACAGTCTCTGGTTTTGCCACTTTGTTTGATGAATTATTAGACTAATAACCAAGGAGACTGAAAACCTCACCAGGCTGTGGCACTGGTAAACCCACAGGTTGTATTCTTCGTTGCTCGCATCTGTGGTCTTCAGAGCCAATAAGCTTTTTCCTGCCCCCAGACCATCATCATAACACACCATCCGGATGATTAAATATAGAGCATGCCGATGCAAAACATCCTGCAGAAATCAGGGAAAAGAAAGACCATGCTATTTTACATGTTTCTCCATTCTTATAACGCATTTTCCAGTGCAGAATTTATCATGAGGTTTTAAACTGAAAATATCCATCCATGGATCGGGCAGAAAGTAGTTTTACAGGTTTTTCACCCAAAGGGACATTCTAGGATGCTCAGTTATGGGCCAATTTGCCATTAGGATCATACCTTCCTACTTAAGTTCTAGGAAGATGGAGTGAGATGATCTAAGTTCACGATCCCGTCCTCTATGCCCAGCTTCCAAGCTGACGCCTGCTGTGAATTGGCATGGGGTCCTAAGCTGAAAATGCATTAGGGACCaaccgggggaggggaggggattggCTTGGgccctacacacacacaagcaaaagccCCTATTCATTTACCCTAGGAAATTGGTCACTTTTAAGACCAGCTGCCAGAAATGTTTACAAGCCAACCACTCTGCAAACAGAAGCAGACCTAACTACAAGAGGGCCCTTCCTGGCCTGAACTCCCCAGCACCTAAAACACATTTTCCCCCTTAGTTAAATTACTTACATACTGATCTGATGTGGATACTTTTATACCATACTTGGAAACTCCCATAATAAATTCTTCCTCCAGAGGAACGAAAGGCAACTTTCCATCTtgctttaaagtaaaaataaattacataatatacattttaaaaaattatgtttcattcCTAATTCTGATTAGTCAATTTTAGCATCTGGCCATCACAAACCCAAACCCTTTAAAGAATGTGGGGCATACAACAGCTCAGCAGGAATTTCTCTCCAAAGAGGCAGAAGAAATATCCCCCCACCTGTTTTACAGTCTGCAAATTTGACCAAAACTCAGATCCATGCTTACAGTTAACCCCAGTTACAAACTGATACTCCTCACAGATCCCAGCGAGGCTTAAATATCTACATTAGAAAAATTAAGGCCCTTTACTCAAAGTTTATACTCATGTCGGCACATTAAATGATAGGTAACATGCCGCAAGAGCCATTTTTCTCAGCCGTTTTACATCTTACCCGGGTGTTGGATATGTCTGGTATTCCCAGCGCCCCAGGGCTTTGGACAAGTAAATGCTGCTTGAAGAATGGTTACTCGGCTCTCAAAAATATCAATCAGTATTTTGAGCTATTCAGAAACAAGTAAAACAGCAGATAATGCCTGATGGTTTCCCTAGCAGATGGTCCAGTTTTATCTGCTAAGTATGCCTAACTTGCCTtctctaaaataaataagatattgcTGGCAATCAGTAGATATTCCATACGGTCAATGTTTCTGTGGAACCATTTGCCTGCACTAAAGAGATTATGGTAAAGGAGCCGTGTCCACCTACCTTAATTCTTGGGTCCTCACATGCAAGAGTAAACTCTTGCCATTCATGTCTCACAGCAGGTTAAATCAATTCCAAGAATCAACAGATGGGATAATAGCAATGCTATCGTCAATAATGGAATTCTGATAAGCCCCATTTCTACAGTGATGTGAGAAATTGAGCAGTCCTTGTCAGAATGAAAATCCTAGTGTACTTTTGGGAGAAAACATTATTAGCCATCTTTCAGTAGAATACTTTACTTAGATTTGTTGTTGCTTCCACGTTGGAATGACTTTGTATTTCAAACTAAAGGCTGGGATCATTGTGTTTGCCCAGACTACCAACAGTTGTCTGTTAAATGGCAGATTAGGTCAGCTGATTTCCCCTGAGACACCGGAGACTTCCTTCACTTTCATGAAGACATGAAACAGTATATTTAAGGATCCCATCTCCATGAGTTGAGAGACTATATACTTTTAATAGTAACCAGCACTCTATAAACTGATAAGGGACTCTTTCCATTGCAGTAATATCCCTTTGTTAATGAACACAAAGACAAGCAATTCCATCTTCTAGAAACTTGGGAAGCAAGTTAACTAACTGTTGATAGTATTAAGTCTTCTGGCTCATCCACTCCCATCACTGGCAAGGGTACGGACCTTACAATACTTTAGGCACAAACCTCACACCTTGATTTGTCTTAATTTTCACACTAAATTTTCCTTcgtggtgatttattttttaccttcttGACCAGGATATATTTTTGAAACTTACCTCAGTTCTTGTTGGAAACAGGGTATGAATAAATAGATATGGTAGGTCAACACCACTATGAATTAGATTATTCAAAGAGCTGAACCTAGTTCCACGGAGATACAGTAAGACTTGCCAGACTGTTTCAGAGATAAGCTTGTGGTGTGTACCCAGCCACTGTACTCGGCTCCCCATTTAAACAAGGGGACTTTTACAGTCGGCCCCAGAAAAAGTGAAAAGCACCGTCTGAAGGAAGGGACTGTGTCCCTGGGTTCCTCTTCGACTCGGTATCCAAGGCGCCCTGTACCTCCTCTGACCCCAGCGCTCAGTAACAACGTAACAGTGATAAAAGCACGGCTTCAGGAGAAGCAGTGAGGAGACCTGAAGAGTGCTGACTTTCTCCAAAGCCATGAGTTCACTCTGAAATCTGAGAAAAttgaacttttttgttttttttttttacctgggcGACATCTATATAATTTATCAGGTCTAGTGGCCCTTCGAGACTTTTTCCCTCGGAGAGTTTCAGTTTCTCAATGGCACCAACATATTTTATTCGAAATTCTGCACAGGTGTCtgaattactgttgctttgtcctaaaggtgaaaagaaaaattgtaagaGTAAGACTTCAAAAGAAATAGCTGCATTACAGGGTATCCTCAACCTCTCCCCAGCCAGGAAACAGAGGGTGTCATCAGAAGTTAacctttaataaaaatttaaaaattttaaatgcaaacttTTTGATGTCATGGGAAAGAACTAAAAATTTCACTAACCTTTTCCTCAGTGACTCACAATgtactaaatatataaaaatctcaaaaggaataaattatcactatgcttcatttcttcttcaaaaagaagaaaactaaattgTCAACTTGACAATGATTGAGTACCTTTGTAATGCATttgacatttaattattttttggtttcttctccctttttaccTTTCACTTTTAGCTTTCTTTCCTGATTCAGGAAACCTGATCTACCTCTCCCATTCAGTCAGAAAAgaccagaaattttttttttcaatgtagaTGGAATAACGCCAGACAGGAAGTCCCTTACAAAACAGATGGTAATAGGTGAAGAACTGTGTGTGCCGTAAAATCCAGCCAGTACAAAAGTACCACAAAGGATTTTACAACGTCTGCCATAGTAAGGGAATACTCTGTGGTCACTTTTAGATTATGTTTATGTAATAA
Coding sequences within it:
- the ITGB1BP1 gene encoding integrin beta-1-binding protein 1 isoform X1; protein product: MFRKGKKRHSSSSSQSSEISTKSKSVDSSLGGLSRSSTVASLDTDSTKSSGQSNSNSDTCAEFRIKYVGAIEKLKLSEGKSLEGPLDLINYIDVAQQDGKLPFVPLEEEFIMGVSKYGIKVSTSDQYDVLHRHALYLIIRMVCYDDGLGAGKSLLALKTTDASNEEYNLWVYQCHSLEQAQAICKVLSTAFDSVLTSEKP
- the ITGB1BP1 gene encoding integrin beta-1-binding protein 1 isoform X2, with amino-acid sequence MFRKGKKRHSSSSSQSSEISTKSKSVDSSLGGLSRSSTVASLDTDSTKSSGQSNSNSDTCAEFRIKYVGAIEKLKLSEGKSLEGPLDLINYIDVAQDVLHRHALYLIIRMVCYDDGLGAGKSLLALKTTDASNEEYNLWVYQCHSLEQAQAICKVLSTAFDSVLTSEKP